A genomic segment from Salvelinus alpinus chromosome 8, SLU_Salpinus.1, whole genome shotgun sequence encodes:
- the gopc gene encoding Golgi-associated PDZ and coiled-coil motif-containing protein isoform X2, translating to MSASAGVSPSAQGTALVSPGTGMSMFRWLEVLEKEFDKAFVDVDLLLGEIDPDQADITYEGRQKMTSLSSCFAQLCHKAQTIFQLNHKVEAQLVGLRSELTDVQAEKVVVEREVHDQLLQLHAMQLQLHAKAGKTVDSDSIKDRMERELQANKKEKVKEVKLEAEVKLHKKENEALRRHIAVLQAEVYGARLAAKYLDKELAGRVQQIQLLGRDMKGPAHDKLWNQLEAEIHLHRHKTVIRACRGRNDPKKPLPSPVGHETDVLKKTQGVGPIRKVVLAKEDHEGLGISITGGKEHGVPILISEIHPTQPAERCGGLHVGDAILAVNSINLRDAKHKEAVTILSQQRGEIEFEVVYVAPEVDSDDENVEYEDDGGHRYRLYLDELEEGSAASRNNGTADAASLQALEKMSVSDSPENGDTGISSETPSEETLSKAAESGESSS from the exons ATGTCTGCCTCGGCCGGTGTCTCTCCGTCAGCCCAGGGCACTGCCCTGGTCAGTCCAGGCACGGGGATGTCCATGTTTCGGTGGCTTGAGGTTCTTGAGAAGGAGTTTGACAAGGCGTTTGTTGACGTCGATTTACTACTGGGAGAAATCGATCCAGATCAAGCTGACATCACCTACGAGGGTCGTCAAAAGATGACAAGTCTCAGCTCCTGTTTTGCTCAGCTTTGCCACAAAGCCCAGACAATTTTTCAACTTAATCACAAAGTCGAG gctcAGCTGGTTGGCCTGCGATCGGAGCTGACTGACGTGCAGGCAGAGAAggtggtggtggagagggagGTCCACGACCAGCTCCTCCAGCTCCATGCCATGCAGCTGCAGCTTCACGCCAAGGCTGGAAAGACTGTGGACTCGGACTCCATCAAAGACAGGATG gagaGGGAGCTGCAGGCCAACAAGAAGGAGAAGGTGAAGGAAGTGAAGTTGGAGGCAGAGGTCAAGCTGCATAAGAAGGAGAATGAGGCCCTCCGCAGGCACATCGCCGTACTGCAGGCTGAGGTCTACGGGGCCAGACTGGCAGCCAAGTACCTGGACAAAGAGCTGGCTGGAAG GGTTCAGCAGATCCAGTTACTGGGTCGGGACATGAAGGGGCCCGCTCATGACAAACTATGGAACCAGCTGGAGGCTGAGATCCACCTCCACCGCCACAAGACAGTCATCCGAGCCTGCAGGGGGCGCAACGATCCCAAGAAACCCCTACCGTCTCCAGTAGGGCAT GAAACCGATGTACTGAAGAAGACCCAAGGAGTTGGTCCTATTCGTAAAGTAGTGCTGGCCAAAGAAGATCACGAGGGACTTGGAATTTCAATCACG GGTGGTAAGGAACACGGGGTGCCCATCCTGATCTCAGAGATCCATCCTACCCAGCCTGCGGAGCGCTGTGGGGGGCTCCATGTGGGTGATGCCATCCTGGCTGTCAACAGCATCAACCTGAGGGACGCCAAACACAAGGAAGCTGTCACCATCCTCTCACAACAG aggggagagatagagttTGAGGTTGTGTACGTAGCCCCGGAGGTGGACTCTGACGATGAGAACGTGGAGTATGAGGATGACGGCGGCCATCGCTACCGGCTCTACCTAGATGAGCTGGAGGAGGGGTCAGCCGCCAGCAGGAACAACGGCACCGCAGACGCCGCATCGCTACAAG CTCTGGAGAAGATGTCAGTGAGTGACAGCCCGGAGAACGGAGACACCGGGATCTCCAGTGAGACACCATCGGAGGAGACCCTGTCTAAGGCTGCTGAGTCCGGAGAGAGCTCgtcatag
- the gopc gene encoding Golgi-associated PDZ and coiled-coil motif-containing protein isoform X1: protein MSASAGVSPSAQGTALVSPGTGMSMFRWLEVLEKEFDKAFVDVDLLLGEIDPDQADITYEGRQKMTSLSSCFAQLCHKAQTIFQLNHKVEAQLVGLRSELTDVQAEKVVVEREVHDQLLQLHAMQLQLHAKAGKTVDSDSIKDRMPVPSVEEMERELQANKKEKVKEVKLEAEVKLHKKENEALRRHIAVLQAEVYGARLAAKYLDKELAGRVQQIQLLGRDMKGPAHDKLWNQLEAEIHLHRHKTVIRACRGRNDPKKPLPSPVGHETDVLKKTQGVGPIRKVVLAKEDHEGLGISITGGKEHGVPILISEIHPTQPAERCGGLHVGDAILAVNSINLRDAKHKEAVTILSQQRGEIEFEVVYVAPEVDSDDENVEYEDDGGHRYRLYLDELEEGSAASRNNGTADAASLQALEKMSVSDSPENGDTGISSETPSEETLSKAAESGESSS from the exons ATGTCTGCCTCGGCCGGTGTCTCTCCGTCAGCCCAGGGCACTGCCCTGGTCAGTCCAGGCACGGGGATGTCCATGTTTCGGTGGCTTGAGGTTCTTGAGAAGGAGTTTGACAAGGCGTTTGTTGACGTCGATTTACTACTGGGAGAAATCGATCCAGATCAAGCTGACATCACCTACGAGGGTCGTCAAAAGATGACAAGTCTCAGCTCCTGTTTTGCTCAGCTTTGCCACAAAGCCCAGACAATTTTTCAACTTAATCACAAAGTCGAG gctcAGCTGGTTGGCCTGCGATCGGAGCTGACTGACGTGCAGGCAGAGAAggtggtggtggagagggagGTCCACGACCAGCTCCTCCAGCTCCATGCCATGCAGCTGCAGCTTCACGCCAAGGCTGGAAAGACTGTGGACTCGGACTCCATCAAAGACAGGATG CCTGTTCCCTCAGTGGAGGAGATG gagaGGGAGCTGCAGGCCAACAAGAAGGAGAAGGTGAAGGAAGTGAAGTTGGAGGCAGAGGTCAAGCTGCATAAGAAGGAGAATGAGGCCCTCCGCAGGCACATCGCCGTACTGCAGGCTGAGGTCTACGGGGCCAGACTGGCAGCCAAGTACCTGGACAAAGAGCTGGCTGGAAG GGTTCAGCAGATCCAGTTACTGGGTCGGGACATGAAGGGGCCCGCTCATGACAAACTATGGAACCAGCTGGAGGCTGAGATCCACCTCCACCGCCACAAGACAGTCATCCGAGCCTGCAGGGGGCGCAACGATCCCAAGAAACCCCTACCGTCTCCAGTAGGGCAT GAAACCGATGTACTGAAGAAGACCCAAGGAGTTGGTCCTATTCGTAAAGTAGTGCTGGCCAAAGAAGATCACGAGGGACTTGGAATTTCAATCACG GGTGGTAAGGAACACGGGGTGCCCATCCTGATCTCAGAGATCCATCCTACCCAGCCTGCGGAGCGCTGTGGGGGGCTCCATGTGGGTGATGCCATCCTGGCTGTCAACAGCATCAACCTGAGGGACGCCAAACACAAGGAAGCTGTCACCATCCTCTCACAACAG aggggagagatagagttTGAGGTTGTGTACGTAGCCCCGGAGGTGGACTCTGACGATGAGAACGTGGAGTATGAGGATGACGGCGGCCATCGCTACCGGCTCTACCTAGATGAGCTGGAGGAGGGGTCAGCCGCCAGCAGGAACAACGGCACCGCAGACGCCGCATCGCTACAAG CTCTGGAGAAGATGTCAGTGAGTGACAGCCCGGAGAACGGAGACACCGGGATCTCCAGTGAGACACCATCGGAGGAGACCCTGTCTAAGGCTGCTGAGTCCGGAGAGAGCTCgtcatag